The proteins below come from a single Drosophila kikkawai strain 14028-0561.14 chromosome 3R, DkikHiC1v2, whole genome shotgun sequence genomic window:
- the LOC108077643 gene encoding protein phosphatase 1 regulatory subunit 36-like, whose protein sequence is MKRLHVDNYVPKYYSGKWSWNAEKDCLHFEPHNDLEDARERYIITNGYRFLRTMDQEEEIIFRQEYVRAKSTFDGDTVIIEDIKDLVLYMMPPEFLTYKFVQFMYEPQVDELIHSLIIYFEYYVRMVEFVLIRRDEISGQMAQMQSEQTNDMKRTLSVYLSQYRMLVARNYCEIIRGKENMAKFYHLNVVTKISATIRDKFFHEQFLTVLVQIVWIAMHRRAYFAIEMEMNRLFRSEHFVSAHDKYPVFSATERSLLYGKNSKNVNYRAQESPLIQELKLVPPADLPILWIGKRMYRGTDIRIAEMELEYIVPGPQLCLIDVAHGILGHPKYLYNTLLNLDWPAVRYSNFTEQNDPYHIIRRPNLTIPKMNCLHMRKMNERYESFYKIKKVVKPCSHQRISKWLKRNTLIEFLRSGGLFKNVVSRAEKELTDKSIGPRVDQIVSRYFKVISTIRKGDAKEDDRVSVSASRYSVKSNKS, encoded by the coding sequence ATGAAACGCTTACATGTGGATAACTACGTTCCGAAATACTATAGCGGCAAGTGGTCCTGGAACGCGGAGAAAGATTGTCTCCACTTCGAACCGCACAATGATCTAGAAGACGCCAGGGAGCGATACATCATTACCAACGGGTACAGGTTCTTGAGGACCATGgaccaggaggaggagattATCTTCCGGCAGGAGTATGTGCGAGCCAAGAGCACCTTTGACGGTGATACCGTTATAATCGAAGATATAAAAGATCTGGTCCTATACATGATGCCACCCGAATTTTTGACCTACAAATTTGTACAGTTTATGTACGAGCCGCAGGTGGATGAACTGATCCATTCCCTCATTATATACTTTGAGTACTACGTGCGCATGGTCGAGTTCGTGCTGATTCGTCGCGATGAGATCTCCGGCCAGATGGCCCAGATGCAGAGTGAGCAGACCAACGACATGAAGCGCACCTTGTCCGTATACTTGTCCCAGTATCGCATGCTGGTGGCCCGCAACTACTGTGAGATTATTAGAGGCAAAGAAAATATGGCCAAGTTCTACCATCTGAATGTGGTCACCAAAATCTCCGCCACGATCCGGGACAAGTTCTTTCACGAGCAATTCCTGACCGTTCTCGTCCAAATAGTCTGGATCGCCATGCATCGCCGAGCGTACTTCGCcatcgaaatggaaatgaatcGCCTGTTTCGCTCCGAGCACTTCGTGTCCGCCCACGACAAGTATCCCGTCTTCTCCGCAACGGAGCGTAGTCTTCTCTACGGCAAGAACAGCAAGAACGTCAACTATCGTGCCCAGGAATCGCCTTTGATCCAGGAGCTAAAGCTCGTTCCTCCAGCGGACCTGCCCATTTTGTGGATAGGGAAGCGCATGTACAGAGGCACAGACATTCGCATTGCCGAGATGGAACTGGAATATATTGTGCCCGGACCCCAGCTTTGCCTAATCGATGTGGCCCACGGTATTCTGGGACATCCCAAGTACCTGTACAACACCCTTCTGAACCTCGATTGGCCTGCTGTGCGTTACTCCAACTTTACAGAGCAGAACGATCCGTACCACATAATCAGGCGACCGAACTTGACGATTCCGAAAATGAATTGCCTCCATATGCGTAAGATGAACGAGAGATACGAGAGCTTCTACAAGATAAAAAAGGTTGTTAAGCCTTGCAGTCATCAACGTATTTCCAAGTGGCTCAAGCGCAACACGCTTATCGAGTTCCTTCGGTCTGGAGGTCTCTTCAAGAATGTAGTCTCGCGCGCAGAAAAGGAGTTGACGGACAAAAGCATCGGGCCAAGGGTGGATCAGATTGTGTCCCGTTACTTCAAGGTTATTTCCACCATACGCAAGGGTGATGCGAAGGAAGATGACAGAGTTAGTGTTTCGGCCAGTAGATATTCGGTCAAAAGCAACAAATCATGA